A single window of Crassostrea angulata isolate pt1a10 chromosome 8, ASM2561291v2, whole genome shotgun sequence DNA harbors:
- the LOC128161314 gene encoding uncharacterized protein LOC128161314 translates to MEFTLAYIFCFVISYAVHVKTASFVHLDSDFRVDPEDCSKFHIFRNGEEFVFKCPDDFVVNTVTRACVPKGSSKDTCGYIVQPAKAICTKTSGFVEFPDNCAKYYECEDPSSSTTGEPKVKECHFPFLFDKKSQNCEHFSVVQCGTRFEPKDACEYEENQCRSAHCVPCHVRFPSCRGSTDGLVPWGGREWSPYFAVCQSGRVVFQGQCPALSNDKPTIFHPVHNVCMEMKHKD, encoded by the exons ATGGAGTTTACTCtagcatatatattttgtttcgtTATAAGCTATGCTGTACATGTTAAAACAGCATCTTTCGTACATCTAGACTCCGATTTCCGAGTGGATCCTGAAGATTGTTCAAAGTTTCATATTTTTAGAAATGGGGAAGAGTTTGTGTTCAAATGTCCTGATGACTTCGTGGTGAACACAGTTACGCGGGCATGTGTCCCCAAGGGATCAtctaaagatacat GTGGATATATAGTACAGCCTGCAAAAGCAATTTGTACGAAAACGTCAGGATTTGTAGAATTTCCTGACAACTGTGCGAAGTACTATGAGTGTGAAGATCCTTCTTCTTCTACAACAGGAGAACCAAAAGTCAAGGAATGTCATTTTCCTTTTCTGTTTGACAAGAAATCTCAGAATTGCGAACATTTCAGTGTGGTCCAATGCGGAACCCGATTCGAACCAAAAGATGCAT GTGAATATGAAGAGAACCAGTGTCGGTCAGCCCACTGTGTCCCGTGTCACGTGAGATTCCCCAGCTGTAGAGGGTCCACCGACGGACTGGTTCCGTGGGGCGGGCGAGAGTGGTCACCTTACTTCGCCGTGTGTCAGAGCGGACGTGTGGTGTTCCAAGGTCAATGCCCAGCCCTATCTAACGACAAACCGACCATATTTCACCCGGTGCATAATGTCTGTATGGAGATGAAACACAAAGATTGA
- the LOC128161610 gene encoding uncharacterized protein LOC128161610 has product MLVFAGVLVLCIASVKSVGICEGLFGVQWKMDPVDCSKFYWCMNGREYEFKCPADSVVNQESRSCVPKGSSYDTCTFQRPQQLVPSICDMKAQTRIAHPESCAKFYDCSNKKTSGGDPEVEECKYPFLFDEETMRCEHFSTTKCGRRFEPKNQCDYDSNKCRSAHCIPCHIRYPSCDGFGDGMNPWKGREGSPNYVICQEGRVVYQGECPRYADTQHIFHPVKKLCVDFKEMDM; this is encoded by the exons ATGCTGGTTTTCGCGGGCGTTTTGGTTTTGTGTATTGCCTCGGTGAAATCCGTAGGTATTTGTGAGGGATTATTTGGAGTTCAGTGGAAGATGGACCCTGTAGACTGTTCAAAGTTCTACTGGTGCATGAATGGTAGAGAGTATGAATTCAAATGCCCTGCAGACTCCGTGGTCAACCAAGAAAGTCGATCATGCGTGCCCAAAGGTTCTTCATACGACACTT GTACTTTCCAGAGGCCCCAACAGCTTGTTCCTTCAATATGCGACATGAAGGCCCAGACCCGCATCGCTCACCCAGAGAGCTGCGCTAAATTCTACGACTGTTCCAACAAGAAAACCAGTGGGGGAGATCCCGAGGTGGAAGAATGTAAATACCCGTTCTTATTTGATGAGGAGACCATGCGGTGCGAGCACTTCAGCACCACAAAGTGTGGAAGGCGGTTCGAACCAAAGAATCAAT GTGATTACGATTCCAACAAATGCAGATCTGCTCATTGCATTCCGTGCCACATCCGGTATCCTAGCTGTGATGGCTTCGGAGACGGTATGAACCCCTGGAAAGGTCGCGAAGGTTCTCCCAACTACGTCATATGCCAAGAAGGGCGGGTTGTGTACCAAGGAGAGTGCCCGCGATACGCCGATACCCAGCATATCTTCCACCCGGTCAAAAAGCTCTGTGtagattttaaagaaatggaCATGTAA
- the LOC128157693 gene encoding uncharacterized protein LOC128157693, with product MKIPVLLPYTTLWTVIVLTTNFWNYIEGSCNVNVRYERDTAFDGVVPTPAWYYINSAPNLSFASCTLACFQSVSLCVGYLFSSQLLSCKLFKTFLTHTYENRSYVGGDWEYRSRSENLSLNKSVTASSNFIDHQTYDVELKWSYLVDGITNAPGKFATYYEPYPWATIDLARYSIIKNVIIFNRVDDHGDWIHNLEIRVGNSSVWTEMTTCGTYPGPSETGDIIVVDCRPSRYGRYVTLKIVQLNFITDDSNANNGNNVLVLEEVVVNGLYV from the exons ATGAAGATACCGGTCCTTTTACCGTATACGACTTTGTGGACTGTCATTGTTCTGACCACTAACTTTTGGAATTACATTGAAGGTTCCTGTAATGTTAACGTACGTTACGAGAGAGACACAGCCTTCGACGGAGTTGTTCCGACGCCTGCATGGTATTATATAAACTCTGCACCTAATCTAAGCTTTGCTTCGTGTACACTGGCGTGTTTTCAAAGCGTTTCTTTATGTGTTGGATATCTGTTTAGCTCTCAACTGTTATCTTGTAAGTTATTTAAGACCTTTTTGACACATACTTATGAAAATAGAAGTTACGTTGGAGGCGATTGGGAATATCGCAGCAGATCAG AAAACTTGTCGTTAAATAAATCTGTCACGGCCAGTTCCAACTTCATTGATCACCAAACATATGATGTGGAATTAAAATGGAGCTACCTTGTAGATGGGATAACCAATGCACCCGGAAAATTTGCAACGTATTACGAACCGTATCCCTGGGCCACAATCGACCTTGCGAGATATAGTATAATCAAGAACGTGATTATTTTCAACCGTGTAGACGATCATG gtgaTTGGATTCATAACCTAGAGATAAGAGTGGGAAACTCTTCTGTCTGGACAGAGATGACTACTTGTGGCACATACCCAGGGCCCAGTGAGACGGGGGATATAATTGTCGTTGATTGCAGACCATCACGTTATGGAAGATACGTCACTCTGAAGATAGTTCAACTGAACTTTATCACAGATGACTCGAATGCTAATAATGGCAACAATGTATTGGTGCTTGAGGAAGTTGTTGTCAACGGGCTTTACGTTTGA